One Tolypothrix bouteillei VB521301 DNA window includes the following coding sequences:
- a CDS encoding transglutaminase TgpA family protein, producing the protein MNWRLPLVHLLRQSMQETPLVEVENTITLRVLVLALVIVGIIATDIAAETKFSFWAVPLSVVGAIWSYHRRRERNVSVKFCIAIGMLAALGAFFGRLFGELNDTRLALAELLIQLQVLHSFDMPRRKDLGYSIVIGLILLGVAATLSQTLAFAPVLLLFLAIALPTLVLDYRSRLGFQKSVPFPGSTREQQEASSLLNWKFLFLNFLIIVVAGLGIFAVLPRVPGYQLRMFPVSAPINVKGEFTGRSIVNPGYVRRGNDPKNQGAASGGLGENQPGAPGKLNDSFYYGFSSQINQNLRGEMKPKVVMRVRSQSPGFWRVLGFDRYTGKGWEISRTEQVETVKRPPWSFQIFLPRAIFSGQSKDVVQTYTVVSDLPNLIPAMAHPKEIYFPTPVVAVDKEGGLRAPVELSEGLTYTVVSEVPLRDRTLLRTTSTNYPESFKKYYLQIPDGIAEKIRKHTEGILANYNLERVGKSQKALESPYEIALYLAQYLKQHYNFPNNPFELPYLSEKEDLVETFLFKNKGGYPDHFSTVLTVMLRSIGIPARLVAGFSPGEFNPFTGMYVVRNTDAFAMTEVYFPRYGWFAFDPIPNHPLIPPSVEDTETFGVLHQFWNWVAGWLPTPLKGFFNTIFGTIFNWISKALSWFISLFSQGWAGAIAGLTIGTAFAFCSWMAWRLWRQWRYRLRLSKLPPMESLYQQMLKWATQKGLGKHPAQTPLEFARLSYDHHSSGIAEVIDEICQAYVSWRYGGYPPDLNRLQQRWRELNKTPK; encoded by the coding sequence ATGAATTGGCGTCTACCTCTTGTCCATCTCTTGCGGCAAAGCATGCAGGAGACGCCATTGGTGGAAGTAGAAAATACAATTACCTTACGGGTGCTAGTGCTAGCGTTGGTAATTGTTGGGATTATCGCTACGGATATTGCTGCAGAGACTAAATTTAGTTTTTGGGCAGTACCCCTATCAGTCGTCGGTGCGATTTGGAGTTACCACCGTCGCCGAGAACGTAACGTCTCGGTGAAGTTTTGTATCGCCATAGGAATGTTGGCAGCACTGGGTGCTTTCTTTGGAAGATTATTTGGGGAGCTAAATGACACGCGTTTGGCTTTGGCGGAGTTATTAATTCAACTCCAAGTACTTCATAGCTTTGATATGCCCCGTCGCAAAGACTTAGGTTATTCAATTGTCATCGGGTTGATTTTGCTTGGTGTCGCCGCAACACTGAGTCAAACTCTAGCATTTGCGCCAGTGCTGCTGTTATTTTTGGCAATTGCTTTGCCGACTTTAGTACTTGACTACCGTTCTCGGCTGGGGTTTCAAAAATCGGTTCCGTTCCCTGGTTCAACCAGGGAACAACAGGAAGCTTCTTCTCTTTTAAATTGGAAATTTCTTTTCTTGAATTTTTTAATTATTGTGGTAGCAGGACTGGGAATTTTTGCTGTTTTACCCAGAGTACCCGGCTATCAACTGCGTATGTTCCCAGTCAGCGCTCCCATTAATGTTAAAGGAGAGTTTACCGGGCGCAGTATTGTTAACCCAGGCTACGTGCGCCGGGGTAATGACCCTAAAAATCAAGGTGCGGCTTCGGGTGGATTGGGAGAAAATCAACCCGGTGCTCCGGGAAAACTAAATGATAGTTTTTATTACGGTTTTAGCAGCCAAATAAACCAAAACCTGCGGGGAGAGATGAAACCCAAAGTTGTGATGCGAGTGCGATCGCAAAGCCCTGGTTTTTGGAGAGTTTTGGGTTTCGACCGCTACACGGGAAAAGGATGGGAAATTTCTCGCACAGAGCAAGTTGAAACAGTCAAGCGTCCTCCGTGGTCTTTTCAAATTTTTCTGCCTAGAGCCATCTTTAGCGGTCAAAGTAAAGATGTAGTACAAACATACACGGTGGTATCGGATTTGCCCAACTTAATTCCGGCAATGGCTCATCCGAAAGAAATCTACTTTCCGACACCAGTAGTCGCGGTAGATAAAGAAGGCGGGTTGCGAGCACCCGTTGAACTATCAGAAGGTCTAACTTACACCGTGGTTTCAGAAGTCCCCCTGCGCGATCGCACTTTGTTGAGAACAACTTCCACCAACTATCCTGAGAGTTTTAAAAAGTACTACCTACAAATACCCGATGGAATTGCCGAAAAAATCAGAAAACACACAGAAGGAATATTAGCCAACTACAATCTAGAGCGGGTGGGCAAATCCCAAAAGGCTTTGGAATCCCCTTATGAAATAGCCCTGTACTTGGCTCAGTATTTAAAGCAACACTATAATTTTCCAAATAATCCCTTTGAGTTACCCTACCTAAGTGAAAAGGAAGACTTGGTAGAAACTTTCTTGTTCAAAAACAAAGGAGGTTACCCAGATCACTTTTCTACAGTACTGACAGTCATGCTGCGTTCCATTGGTATACCAGCGAGGTTAGTAGCGGGATTCAGTCCGGGAGAATTTAATCCATTTACGGGAATGTACGTTGTTCGCAACACCGATGCTTTTGCGATGACGGAAGTTTACTTCCCCAGATATGGCTGGTTCGCTTTTGACCCCATCCCAAATCATCCACTGATTCCCCCTTCTGTGGAAGACACAGAAACATTTGGCGTTCTCCATCAATTTTGGAACTGGGTGGCTGGATGGTTACCAACTCCACTCAAAGGTTTTTTCAACACCATATTTGGAACAATATTTAATTGGATTTCCAAAGCGTTGTCTTGGTTTATCTCATTATTCAGCCAAGGTTGGGCTGGGGCGATCGCGGGATTAACAATAGGAACAGCATTCGCCTTTTGTAGCTGGATGGCATGGCGTTTGTGGAGACAGTGGCGGTATCGTTTGAGACTGAGTAAATTACCGCCCATGGAAAGCCTCTATCAACAAATGCTCAAGTGGGCTACCCAGAAAGGTTTGGGTAAACATCCAGCACAAACACCATTGGAGTTTGCTCGCCTATCATACGACCATCACTCTTCTGGAATTGCGGAAGTTATTGATGAAATTTGCCAAGCTTACGTAAGTTGGCGTTATGGTGGCTATCCGCCTGACTTAAATCGACTGCAACAAAGATGGCGGGAATTAAATAAAACACCTAAGTAA
- a CDS encoding photosystem I reaction center protein subunit XI, protein MAQAVDASKNRPSDARNREVVFPEWRDPQRGNLETPINASPLTKWYISNLPAYRAGITPFRRGLEIGMAHGYWIFGPFAKLGPLRDTANANLAGLLATLGLIVIATGSLSLYANSNPPQPHVTVTTPNPPDAFKSGEGWNNFASAFLIGGIGGAVVAYLLTSNLGLIQGLFG, encoded by the coding sequence ATAGCACAAGCCGTAGATGCATCAAAAAATCGTCCAAGCGATGCTAGAAATCGCGAGGTAGTTTTTCCTGAATGGCGCGATCCTCAGAGAGGCAACTTGGAAACACCAATCAATGCTTCTCCTTTAACCAAGTGGTATATCAGCAACTTACCTGCATACCGTGCTGGAATCACTCCTTTCAGACGGGGGTTAGAAATTGGTATGGCTCATGGTTACTGGATCTTTGGTCCTTTTGCCAAATTGGGTCCTCTGCGCGATACCGCTAATGCTAACCTAGCTGGTTTACTAGCAACTCTGGGTTTGATTGTGATTGCAACGGGTTCTTTATCTCTATATGCCAACAGCAATCCCCCTCAGCCCCACGTTACTGTTACCACACCCAATCCTCCTGATGCTTTTAAATCGGGAGAAGGCTGGAACAACTTTGCTAGTGCTTTCTTAATTGGTGGTATTGGTGGCGCGGTTGTCGCTTACTTGTTGACTAGTAACTTAGGCCTTATTCAAGGTCTGTTTGGTTAA
- the gmk gene encoding guanylate kinase: MMQVLSTRSGATTKECPPVGRLIILTGPSGVGKGTLLRSLLQRHSDLHYSVSVTTRLPRPGEIDGKHYNFISRGEFEKLVAAGELLEWAEYAGNYYGTPRETVINQTRSGKSVVLEIELEGARQVRASFKGARSIFILPPSIEELEKRIRGRAQDSEEAIARRLRRAKEEISAANEFDIQIVNDDLETAIKAVEAAIFG, encoded by the coding sequence ATGATGCAAGTTCTATCCACCAGAAGTGGTGCTACTACCAAAGAATGCCCGCCTGTTGGCAGGCTGATTATTTTGACTGGTCCGAGTGGAGTAGGTAAAGGTACTTTATTGCGAAGTCTCCTACAACGTCATTCGGATCTGCATTATTCCGTATCCGTGACGACGCGTCTTCCTCGTCCTGGAGAAATAGACGGAAAACACTATAACTTCATCAGCCGTGGTGAGTTTGAAAAATTAGTTGCTGCTGGCGAATTACTGGAGTGGGCAGAATATGCTGGGAATTATTACGGCACTCCTCGTGAAACCGTAATTAACCAAACTCGCTCTGGTAAATCTGTCGTATTAGAAATTGAGTTAGAAGGAGCACGACAAGTTCGGGCTTCTTTTAAAGGCGCTCGCAGCATTTTTATTTTGCCGCCCTCAATAGAGGAGTTAGAAAAAAGGATACGCGGTCGCGCTCAAGATTCAGAAGAGGCGATCGCTCGTCGTTTGCGCCGTGCTAAAGAAGAGATTAGCGCTGCGAATGAATTTGATATTCAGATCGTAAATGACGACCTAGAAACCGCAATAAAAGCTGTAGAAGCGGCTATTTTTGGTTAG
- a CDS encoding Photosystem I reaction center subunit IX, with protein sequence MQNNFLGYLSLAPVLLFANLIFTAVLLIVFNYFFPDLLFHPMP encoded by the coding sequence ATGCAAAATAATTTTCTTGGATATCTTTCATTGGCACCAGTTTTATTATTTGCCAATTTGATTTTTACTGCTGTTTTGTTGATCGTGTTTAACTACTTCTTCCCTGACCTCCTTTTTCATCCCATGCCGTAG
- the remA gene encoding extracellular matrix/biofilm regulator RemA, giving the protein MDIQLINIGFGNIVSANRVVAIVSPESAPIKRIITDARDRGQLVDATYGRRTRAVIITDSSHVILSAIQPETVANRFVITREHQTVDN; this is encoded by the coding sequence ATGGACATTCAGTTAATCAACATCGGTTTCGGCAATATTGTGTCTGCCAACCGAGTCGTTGCCATAGTTAGTCCGGAGTCTGCTCCAATCAAACGAATCATCACAGATGCACGCGATCGGGGCCAACTCGTAGATGCAACGTATGGGCGGCGTACTAGGGCTGTTATTATTACTGATTCAAGTCACGTTATTCTTTCGGCAATTCAACCGGAAACCGTAGCAAATCGCTTCGTGATTACTCGCGAACACCAAACTGTTGATAATTAA